A single window of Octopus sinensis unplaced genomic scaffold, ASM634580v1 Contig16238, whole genome shotgun sequence DNA harbors:
- the LOC115230730 gene encoding homeobox protein 10-like isoform X1 — protein MRPFRSCQNQCCCCVVAILLPLGSVILTGIGVCVILKYVMIRTDLLLPELQNHDGQKIVGIILTSVGVLGIIISAIVAILYFTVCHESRSGQPAVAQKICKNGIEENSNSPATPKMQANGHLTPKSPAKRQPSTPKSLFSSERMDSAKPISTIGVPPTSTPRRTRGGKNGRPLSSNLDIVEEVDGDVPVPMLQLNGRDLNLSNSCKRTDTVFHNGQNGIVPRPILKSSSTTTTTTTNTNTTTTNIITATTTTTTTNTVLTSNNIASTNSIAAAPAAATATSNTKSVSRSLFSTGNIPDSSTDNNHNNNNNNNNNNNNNTTTARTSTSSSSHTSSVHSKPYHDSTNTTTTTTITDLDHSNCDSDQDTQTQDSDCEITSSRL, from the exons ATGAGACCATTCCGGTCATGTCAGAATCAATGTTGTTGCTGTGTCGTTGCCATCCTGTTGCCGCTAGGGAGCGTGATACTGACCGGTATCGGGGTGTGCGTGATCCTGAAATACGTCATGATTCGCACGGATTTACTACTTCCGGAGCTACAGAACCATGATGGTCAAAAGATCGTTGGCATCATTCTCACCTCGGTCGGGGTGTTGGGCATAATTATCAGTGCCATAGTGGCAATACTATACTTCACGGTGTGTCATGAAAGTCGGAGTGGACAGCCCGCCGTTGCACAGAAAATATGCAAGAATGGCattgaagaaaattcaaattcCCCTGCCACACCAAAAATGCAGGCCAATGGCCATCTCACGCCGAAATCCCCTGCCAAGAGGCAACCCTCCACCCCTAAATCTCTATTTAGTAGCGAGAGAATGGACTCTGCCAAACCCATTTCGACTATTGGAGTTCCCCCGACTTCGACGCCAAGGAGAACGCGGGGCGGCAAGAACGGCCGTCCACTTTCTTCGAATTTGGACATTGTCGAAGAAGTGGACGGTGACGTTCCGGTGCCGATGTTGCAACTCAATGGCAGAGATCTCAATCTGTCGAACAGCTGTAAACGTACCGACACCGTTTTCCATAATGGACAGAACGGCATTGTACCGAGACCGATTCTGAAatcttcttccaccaccaccaccaccaccaccaacaccaacaccaccaccaccaacatcatcactgctactacaactactactactactaacactgttCTAACTAGCAACAACATCGCATCCACCAATTCTATAGcggctgctcctgctgctgctactgctacttctaATACTAAATCTGTTTCAAGGTCCTTATTTTCAACGGGAAACATTCCGGACTCGTCCActgacaacaatcacaacaacaacaacaacaacaacaacaacaacaacaacaatacaactaCTGCCCGAACATCTACATCAAGCAGTTCCCATACTTCATCTGTACATTCAAAGCCCTACCACgatagcaccaacaccaccaccacca ccaccattacAGACCTTGACCACTCGAATTGTGATTCAGAccaagatacacaaacacaggaCTCAGATTGCGAAATAACATCAAGTAGACTATGA
- the LOC115230730 gene encoding rho GTPase-activating protein gacK-like isoform X2 produces the protein MRPFRSCQNQCCCCVVAILLPLGSVILTGIGVCVILKYVMIRTDLLLPELQNHDGQKIVGIILTSVGVLGIIISAIVAILYFTVCHESRSGQPAVAQKICKNGIEENSNSPATPKMQANGHLTPKSPAKRQPSTPKSLFSSERMDSAKPISTIGVPPTSTPRRTRGGKNGRPLSSNLDIVEEVDGDVPVPMLQLNGRDLNLSNSCKRTDTVFHNGQNGIVPRPILKSSSTTTTTTTNTNTTTTNIITATTTTTTTNTVLTSNNIASTNSIAAAPAAATATSNTKSVSRSLFSTGNIPDSSTDNNHNNNNNNNNNNNNNTTTARTSTSSSSHTSSVHSKPYHDSTNTTTTITDLDHSNCDSDQDTQTQDSDCEITSSRL, from the exons ATGAGACCATTCCGGTCATGTCAGAATCAATGTTGTTGCTGTGTCGTTGCCATCCTGTTGCCGCTAGGGAGCGTGATACTGACCGGTATCGGGGTGTGCGTGATCCTGAAATACGTCATGATTCGCACGGATTTACTACTTCCGGAGCTACAGAACCATGATGGTCAAAAGATCGTTGGCATCATTCTCACCTCGGTCGGGGTGTTGGGCATAATTATCAGTGCCATAGTGGCAATACTATACTTCACGGTGTGTCATGAAAGTCGGAGTGGACAGCCCGCCGTTGCACAGAAAATATGCAAGAATGGCattgaagaaaattcaaattcCCCTGCCACACCAAAAATGCAGGCCAATGGCCATCTCACGCCGAAATCCCCTGCCAAGAGGCAACCCTCCACCCCTAAATCTCTATTTAGTAGCGAGAGAATGGACTCTGCCAAACCCATTTCGACTATTGGAGTTCCCCCGACTTCGACGCCAAGGAGAACGCGGGGCGGCAAGAACGGCCGTCCACTTTCTTCGAATTTGGACATTGTCGAAGAAGTGGACGGTGACGTTCCGGTGCCGATGTTGCAACTCAATGGCAGAGATCTCAATCTGTCGAACAGCTGTAAACGTACCGACACCGTTTTCCATAATGGACAGAACGGCATTGTACCGAGACCGATTCTGAAatcttcttccaccaccaccaccaccaccaccaacaccaacaccaccaccaccaacatcatcactgctactacaactactactactactaacactgttCTAACTAGCAACAACATCGCATCCACCAATTCTATAGcggctgctcctgctgctgctactgctacttctaATACTAAATCTGTTTCAAGGTCCTTATTTTCAACGGGAAACATTCCGGACTCGTCCActgacaacaatcacaacaacaacaacaacaacaacaacaacaacaacaacaatacaactaCTGCCCGAACATCTACATCAAGCAGTTCCCATACTTCATCTGTACATTCAAAGCCCTACCACgatagcaccaacaccacca ccaccattacAGACCTTGACCACTCGAATTGTGATTCAGAccaagatacacaaacacaggaCTCAGATTGCGAAATAACATCAAGTAGACTATGA
- the LOC115230730 gene encoding uncharacterized protein DDB_G0271670-like isoform X3 — protein sequence MRPFRSCQNQCCCCVVAILLPLGSVILTGIGVCVILKYVMIRTDLLLPELQNHDGQKIVGIILTSVGVLGIIISAIVAILYFTVCHESRSGQPAVAQKICKNGIEENSNSPATPKMQANGHLTPKSPAKRQPSTPKSLFSSERMDSAKPISTIGVPPTSTPRRTRGGKNGRPLSSNLDIVEEVDGDVPVPMLQLNGRDLNLSNSCKRTDTVFHNGQNGIVPRPILKSSSTTTTTTTNTNTTTTNIITATTTTTTTNTVLTSNNIASTNSIAAAPAAATATSNTKSVSRSLFSTGNIPDSSTDNNHNNNNNNNNNNNNNTTTARTSTSSSSHTSSVHSKPYHDSTNTTTITDLDHSNCDSDQDTQTQDSDCEITSSRL from the exons ATGAGACCATTCCGGTCATGTCAGAATCAATGTTGTTGCTGTGTCGTTGCCATCCTGTTGCCGCTAGGGAGCGTGATACTGACCGGTATCGGGGTGTGCGTGATCCTGAAATACGTCATGATTCGCACGGATTTACTACTTCCGGAGCTACAGAACCATGATGGTCAAAAGATCGTTGGCATCATTCTCACCTCGGTCGGGGTGTTGGGCATAATTATCAGTGCCATAGTGGCAATACTATACTTCACGGTGTGTCATGAAAGTCGGAGTGGACAGCCCGCCGTTGCACAGAAAATATGCAAGAATGGCattgaagaaaattcaaattcCCCTGCCACACCAAAAATGCAGGCCAATGGCCATCTCACGCCGAAATCCCCTGCCAAGAGGCAACCCTCCACCCCTAAATCTCTATTTAGTAGCGAGAGAATGGACTCTGCCAAACCCATTTCGACTATTGGAGTTCCCCCGACTTCGACGCCAAGGAGAACGCGGGGCGGCAAGAACGGCCGTCCACTTTCTTCGAATTTGGACATTGTCGAAGAAGTGGACGGTGACGTTCCGGTGCCGATGTTGCAACTCAATGGCAGAGATCTCAATCTGTCGAACAGCTGTAAACGTACCGACACCGTTTTCCATAATGGACAGAACGGCATTGTACCGAGACCGATTCTGAAatcttcttccaccaccaccaccaccaccaccaacaccaacaccaccaccaccaacatcatcactgctactacaactactactactactaacactgttCTAACTAGCAACAACATCGCATCCACCAATTCTATAGcggctgctcctgctgctgctactgctacttctaATACTAAATCTGTTTCAAGGTCCTTATTTTCAACGGGAAACATTCCGGACTCGTCCActgacaacaatcacaacaacaacaacaacaacaacaacaacaacaacaacaatacaactaCTGCCCGAACATCTACATCAAGCAGTTCCCATACTTCATCTGTACATTCAAAGCCCTACCACgatagcaccaacacca ccaccattacAGACCTTGACCACTCGAATTGTGATTCAGAccaagatacacaaacacaggaCTCAGATTGCGAAATAACATCAAGTAGACTATGA